In the Podospora pseudocomata strain CBS 415.72m chromosome 5, whole genome shotgun sequence genome, one interval contains:
- a CDS encoding hypothetical protein (COG:S; EggNog:ENOG503NYJZ), producing MPRQLQDGSEWKETPFELVPQWTRDPSIPAIEVVCREHLSIPPEDPCTVFFHTSGLFNKLYIVEYAQRRVIMRVTLPVYPGLKTRAEVATLRWVRENTMIPVPEALDFDDSNDNEIGFEWILMEFIEGTPAHRRWRTMSMEQKVAFTKQLATFQAELSGFGKPEAMLRGIGTLELREFEKGKEIEGLGKVAPGMLVSHEFFMGDRFQYDIPRGPFHSSRDWLTAELNIVMLDQKAIIDSSEDEDDKEDAGEVITVAQKLLSLIPKVFPPNLDEPETTVLYHHDLHLKNILVSEEGEITAVLDWECVSAMPLWMTTKVPRFLDEPVREEEPQRDTYADETPEQAAAAEERRHDPDYLDSEGKNSLYFIHKMEYEATQLRKVYKATLRQLWPGCPQGEETLMEVNFHHAVSQCDGIWVKMAGRWADRVLAGESILLEDA from the coding sequence ATGCCGCGACAACTTCAGGATGGGTCCGAATGGAAAGAGACACCCTTCGAACTCGTGCCACAATGGACGCGAGACCCTTCCATTCCCGCCATCGAAGTTGTGTGTCGGGAGCACCTGAGCATCCCTCCGGAAGACCCCTGCACCGTGTTTTTCCACACCTCTGGTCTCTTTAACAAACTCTACATTGTTGAATACGCCCAACGCCGTGTCATCATGAGGGTCACGCTGCCTGTGTATCCCGGCCTCAAAACGCGTGCCGAAGTGGCCACACTGCGGTGGGTGCGCGAAAACACCATGATTCCGGTTCCCGAGGCACTGGACTTTGACGACAGTAACGATAATGAAATCGGATTTGAGTGGATCTTGATGGAGTTTATAGAGGGCACACCAGCACATAGACGGTGGCGGACCATGTCGATGGAGCAGAAAGTCGCCTTCACAAAACAACTCGCCACATTCCAAGCTGAGCTTTCGGGCTTTGGGAAACCAGAGGCCATGCTCCGTGGAATAGGAACGCTGGAACTCcgggagtttgagaaggggaaagagatCGAAGGTCTGGGAAAGGTTGCTCCCGGTATGCTTGTGTCCCATGAGTTCTTTATGGGTGATCGATTTCAGTACGATATCCCAAGGGGTCCCTTTCACTCCAGCCGCGACTGGCTCACCGCAGAGTTGAACATCGTCATGCTTGACCAGAAAGCAATCATCGACAGCTccgaggacgaagacgacaaaGAAGATGCTGGAGAGGTTATTACGGTGGCGCAGAAATTGCTCTCTCTTATTCCGAAAGTGTTCCCTCCCAACCTGGACGAGCCAGAGACAACAGTTCTTTACCACCACGATCTCCACCTTAAAAACATCTTGGTAAGCGAAGAAGGGGAAATCACAGCCGTTTTGGATTGGGAATGCGTCTCGGCCATGCCTCTCTGGATGACGACTAAGGTTCCCAGATTTCTTGATGAGCCTGTTCGAGAGGAGGAGCCACAACGGGACACGTATGCCGATGAGACACCTGAGCAGGCTGCGGCCGCGGAAGAAAGGCGCCATGATCCGGACTACCTCGACAGTGAAGGCAAAAACAGCCTGTACTTCATCCATAAAATGGAGTACGAAGCAACGCAGTTGCGGAAAGTTTACAAAGCGACCTTGAGACAGTTATGGCCGGGTTGCCCACAGGGAGAAGAAACCTTGATGGAGGTGAACTTCCACCATGCTGTATCACAATGCGACGGGATATGGGTGAAAATGGCAGGCAGATGGGCTGACCGCGTGCTGGCCGGTGAGTCCATACTGTTGGAGGACGCCTGA
- a CDS encoding hypothetical protein (EggNog:ENOG503NZ3W), which translates to MDTSELGITDTSKKLFRDLLSGEQPVPKETLFDDDIFVDACRNLHNKNEARIIQGISRLIAPSAESLALRKKNYKGLIESVNEGWDNSIPLTGTRPQPDYSVGFKRDAFTDDQLAKLSPFIGDFIADRQNAHSMTLAVRAIVELFRAVKREDEVNREILAFSVSHDHTLVWIYGHYPVIAGKGIKYYHQPIHKFDFTTLDGQEKWMAYRFTKNVYDTWMPKHFENICSAINQLPSDLDLDVPPLSEATGLSQDLGNLMQSGAGFPSAGEQDRQPSIAEQQVWDSKEEESPGR; encoded by the exons ATGGACACCTCTGAGCTTGGTATCACAGATACGAGTAAGAAACTTTTTAGGGACCTTCTTAGCGGTGAACAGCCGGTCCCTAAGGAGACGCTCTTCGACGACGATATCTTTGTGGATGCTTGTCGTAACCTCCACAATAAGAATGAGGCAAGGATCATTCAAGGCATCTCAAGGCTTATCGCTCCTTCGGCGGAATCGCTCGCACTTCGGAAAAAGAACTATAAAGGCCTTATCGAGAGCGTTAACGAAGGGTGGGACAATTCGATCCCCCTCACCGGCACCCGTCCACAGCCTGACTACTCCGTTGGGTTCAAACGAGACGCATTTACCGATGACCAGCTCGCCAAGCTATCGCCCTTTATCGGCGACTTTATCGCCGACCGACAGAACGCCCACAGTATGACCCTTGCGGTGCGGGCCATTGTCGAGCTTTTCCGTGCTGTAAAgcgcgaggatgaggttAACCGGGAGATCCTCGCCTTTTCCGTCTCGCATGACCATACCTTAGTCTGGATTTACGGCCACTACCCGGTCATAGCCGGGAAAGGCATCAAATACTACCACCAGCCGATCCACAAATTTGACTTTACTACACTTGACGGACAGGAAAAATGGATGGCATATCGATTCACGAAGAATGTCTACGACACATGGATGCCCAAGCATTTCGAGAACATCTGCTCTGCCATCAATCAGTTGCCGTCAGATTTGGACTTGGATGTCCCACCACTTTCTGAGGCGACCGGGCTTTCCCAGGATTTAGGAAACCTGATGCAGTCGGGTGCCGGCTTCCCTTCTGCTGGCGAGCAGGATCGCCAGCCGAGCATCGCTGAGCAGCAAGTG TGGGATagcaaagaggaggaaagccCCGGAAGGTGA
- a CDS encoding hypothetical protein (EggNog:ENOG503PCRR), producing the protein MSALTPTDAPPPPPPPPDGLPPGIPVTERAAHLAQTFIGVTSILMALCLVTFFTRIYQRVFPVFKMGLDDWFIIVGFILAIADWSLLFPLMVPKPGYIPFSRGTEAGKHSWLAIPVWGLAMTCIKISIALTLLRIRGSERKWRVFLYTIIVILAIYGIGNTIFCLAIACQPLQAAWDVLTPGGRCVPVEIMKAVSDLGSGINITTDLLLSLTPITFLRKLNRPLRERVFVCVLMGMGLLASVSSIVKTVIIKDWGDPTAAVDDWWAMGVSICTWTALEQLLGVLAACVPAMKGVFQRCLGGLGVDITLGGSKRQRSGQGGNYYLRTFGRGRGTGTVRSGGGEGERVRSGTFESLGSSGGNRFSSVRQVGVVKDEEHGTVAVVEYDEEVGIDLPEMRRQASTVKSVDGSVGRGDLERGHSRGSEGEKFPAHAL; encoded by the exons ATGTCAGCGCTTACCCCGACTGAtgcgcctccgccgccgccgccaccgccagaTGGCCTACCTCCGGGCATTCCTGTCACCGAACGGGCGGCGCACCTTGCCCAGACCTTCATCGGTGTTACCTCAATActgatggccttgtgcctGGTCACCTTCTTCACGCGTATCTACCAACGGGTCTTTCCTGTATTCAAGATGGGTCTGGACGACTGGTTCATCATTGTTGGCTTT ATCCTAGCAATAGCAGACTggtccctcctcttcccgctCATGGTCCCCAAACCAGGCtacatccccttctcccgcggCACCGAAGCCGGCAAGCACTCCTGGCTCGCCATCCCCGTCTGGGGGTTGGCCATGACGTGCATCAAGATCTCGATTGCGCTTACACTCTTACGAATCCGAGGCTCCGAAAGAAAGTGGAGGGTATTCTTGtacaccatcatcgtcatcctgGCCATCTACGGGATAGGCAACACAATATTCTGCCTGGCTATCGCGTGCCAGCCGTTGCAGGCGGCTTGGGATGTGTTGACCCCCGGTGGGAGGTGTGTACCGGTGGAAATAATGAAGGCCGTTTCTGATTTAGGTTCGGGGATCAACATCACGACCGATCTGCTGTTGAGTCTGACACCGATAACTTTCTTGAGAAAGCTGAACAGgccgttgagggagagggtgtttgtttgcgtgctgatggggatggggctGTTGGCGAGTGTGAGCAGTATTGTCAAGACGGTTATCATCAAAGATTGGGGGGATccgacggcggcggtggatgaTTGGTGGGCTATGGGGGTTAGTATCTGTACTTGGACTGCGCTGGAGCAGCtcttgggggtgttggcggcTTGTGTACCGGCTATGAAGGGGGTGTTTCAACGGTGCTTgggggggctgggggtggaTATCACTCTTGGGGGGAGCAAGAGGCAGCGGTCGGGACAGGGGGGGAATTATTACTTGAGGACCTTTGGGAGGGGTAGGGGGACGGGTACAGTGAggagtggaggtggtgaaggggagaGGGTCCGGTCGGGGACTTTTGAGAGTTTGGGGAGTTCTGGTGGGAATCGGTTCTCGAGTGTGAGgcaggttggggttgtgaaGGATGAAGAACATGggacggtggcggtggtggagtaTGACGAGGAGGTAGGAATTGATCTGCCCGAAATGAGGAGGCAGGCGTCGACAGTGAAGTCGGTGGATGGATCTGTTGGGAGAGGGGACTTGGAAAGGGGACACTCGAGGGGGTCGGAGGGTGAGAAGTTTCCTGCTCATGCTTTGTAA